In one window of Oligoflexia bacterium DNA:
- a CDS encoding RNA polymerase factor sigma-32 — protein sequence MLPSTMTDAPVVKKKPSNLPSLHSGIDHYMQEIGQFPVLSREEEYDLAMRWYKHKDRDAAEKLVISNLRFVVKIAREYAKYGVNMSELIQEGNLGLMHAVQKYDPEKGFRLISYAVWWIRAYIQAFVLRSWSIVRTGTTRAQRKLFSSLQKARKEVAAMSPGTAPTNKQLAAALDMEEEDFVATMARIQSKDISLDQPLSNEGDEKRSFGDTLEDESSDIESQLVSYDLSEIVKGKLDSIYDDLKPRERLLLDKRLLSDEPMTLEAIGQDFGVTRERVRQIESRLMDKLKKHLLPAVGDVYLKKD from the coding sequence ATGTTACCATCCACCATGACCGACGCACCGGTAGTTAAGAAAAAACCCAGTAATTTACCCAGCCTACACTCTGGCATTGATCATTATATGCAGGAAATTGGACAATTTCCCGTTTTGTCTCGTGAAGAAGAATATGATTTGGCCATGCGTTGGTACAAACATAAAGACAGGGATGCTGCTGAAAAACTGGTGATTTCTAACCTACGTTTTGTGGTTAAAATTGCCCGCGAATATGCCAAATACGGGGTCAACATGTCTGAGTTGATTCAAGAAGGTAATTTGGGGTTAATGCATGCCGTACAAAAGTACGATCCAGAAAAAGGCTTTAGACTGATCTCCTATGCAGTTTGGTGGATCAGAGCCTATATTCAGGCTTTTGTTTTGCGTTCATGGAGCATTGTTAGAACTGGAACCACACGTGCCCAACGCAAACTATTTAGCTCTTTACAAAAAGCCCGTAAAGAAGTGGCTGCCATGAGCCCTGGAACCGCCCCTACCAATAAACAGCTAGCAGCAGCTTTGGATATGGAAGAAGAAGATTTTGTAGCCACCATGGCCAGAATCCAAAGCAAAGACATTAGTCTTGACCAACCCCTGAGCAATGAAGGTGATGAAAAACGTTCTTTTGGTGACACCCTTGAAGACGAATCTTCTGATATTGAAAGTCAGTTGGTTTCTTATGATTTATCTGAAATTGTTAAGGGTAAACTTGATAGCATTTATGATGATCTGAAACCACGTGAACGCTTGCTGTTGGATAAACGCTTACTCAGTGATGAACCCATGACCTTAGAAGCCATTGGTCAAGATTTTGGTGTTACGCGTGAACGTGTTCGGCAAATTGAATCACGTTTGATGGATAAGCTGAAAAAGCATCTTTTGCCAGCTGTTGGGGATGTGTATCTTAAAAAAGATTAA
- a CDS encoding DUF523 domain-containing protein, translating to MEKILVSACLLGEKVNYLGTDNKVEHTIFDQWQAEGRCVVLCPEVAGGLPVPRPACEIKGDGSGLAVLKGEAKVVSQTGDNFTQAFLAGAQIALDLCKKYQIKLAILKAGSPSCGSQKVYNGKFNGSKIEGMGTTAAALSQAGIQCFSELRLQQAQDYLQKLENTA from the coding sequence ATGGAAAAAATCTTGGTCAGTGCTTGTTTGTTAGGTGAAAAAGTTAATTACTTAGGAACCGATAATAAAGTTGAGCACACAATTTTTGACCAATGGCAAGCAGAGGGAAGATGTGTTGTTTTATGCCCAGAAGTGGCTGGTGGTTTGCCGGTACCCAGACCGGCTTGTGAAATTAAAGGTGACGGTTCTGGCTTGGCAGTTCTCAAGGGTGAAGCTAAAGTTGTCAGCCAAACAGGTGATAATTTTACCCAAGCATTTTTGGCAGGTGCTCAGATTGCTCTTGATCTGTGCAAAAAATATCAAATTAAACTGGCCATTCTTAAAGCTGGGAGCCCCTCTTGTGGCAGTCAAAAAGTTTACAATGGCAAGTTTAATGGAAGCAAAATTGAAGGCATGGGAACAACCGCAGCAGCTCTGAGTCAAGCGGGCATCCAATGTTTTTCTGAGTTACGGCTCCAACAAGCTCAGGATTATTTGCAAAAACTCGAAAACACTGCTTAA